In the genome of Kitasatospora cathayae, one region contains:
- a CDS encoding Rne/Rng family ribonuclease, which produces MLDNTDPQQSAATEQNGTAVTGGEGASAAPPRRRRRAVSRPAGTPQGAATEAAETVLPAEAHEAPAAAAPAAEAAPVAEKPVRARRTRKRAEAPAGAPEETAIVVTAPETEETKTEEKAEKPVRARRTRKKAEAPVEAPVVEEPAVEAAAPAEAPVAEPVAEEAPAAPARRTRRRRVVEAAPVVEAPVEEPVAEEPAVEEEPAEEEAVEAAAEPAAAPAPAPAPAAEAEPHHRVRRRAVRPATAVFQAPVFQEPAPYVAPTAPQQPAAVTAPVEAPAAAERGDEDEYEYSGVGRRRRVRTRVEPGRRKPVAEAPVKAPAKAPVEAPAVEAPAVEAPAAGPETEGEWEEDGRPSRRRRRGGRRRRRGEAEEFEAAEAVETEQPAVEEPARAVAEEEDEEEDELASGLSSSRRRRRRRRRSGEAGAVETAETTEDGVRTVVKVREPRRRSTEPSFDPDEVQSIKGSTRLEAKKQRRREGRELGRRRVPIITEAEFLARRESVERVMVVRQNGQRTQIGVLEDGVLVEHYVNKEQATSYVGNVYLGKVQNVLPSMEAAFVDIGKGRNAVLYAGEVNFGALGHGGPRRIESVLKSGQSVLVQVSKDPIGHKGARLTSQISLPGRYLVYVPEGSMTGISRKLPENERARLKQILKKIVPDDAGVIVRTAAEGASEEELTRDVQRLQQQWEDIQKKAATGNAPALLYGEPDMTVRVVRDIFNEDFTKVIVSGDEAWKTIHEYVSNVAPDLAERLQRWTSEVDVFATYRIDEQLMKALDRKVWLPSGGSLVIDRTEAMVVIDVNTGKFVGQGGNLEETVTRNNIEAAEEIVRQLRLRDLGGIIVIDFIDMVLESNRDLVLRRLLECLGRDRTKHQVAEVTSLGLVQMTRKRVGQGLLESFSEACVHCNGRGVIVHMEQPSAHVHAPVAAAAEAGPGGGKRRRRGKGGAAHEEPQAVEAVVEAVVEPAEPVREEIEGQLALEVPGVEAEAAEAAAVETVVVEAPKAEEAPVAEAPAAAPAGRPRRRAVRKATAPAGAPQAAEIVVLQAKADAALEAALAAAAPATEAAVEAAAQAAAEAAPEAAEEVVVAEAVVEEAAEAPAAEAPAEEAPAEEAPAPKKRAARKTAAKKTAAKKTTAAAKKTTARKTATKRTSAAAKKAAAAEGDTAAE; this is translated from the coding sequence ATGCTCGATAACACCGATCCGCAGCAGTCTGCGGCCACGGAACAGAACGGAACCGCCGTGACCGGTGGCGAGGGCGCGTCCGCCGCGCCGCCGCGCCGTCGTCGCCGGGCGGTGTCCCGCCCGGCGGGCACCCCGCAGGGTGCGGCCACCGAGGCGGCCGAGACGGTCCTGCCAGCCGAGGCGCACGAGGCGCCCGCCGCCGCGGCCCCGGCGGCCGAGGCCGCCCCGGTGGCGGAGAAGCCGGTCCGGGCCCGCCGGACCCGCAAGCGGGCCGAGGCCCCGGCGGGTGCGCCGGAGGAGACCGCGATCGTGGTCACCGCGCCGGAGACCGAGGAGACGAAGACCGAGGAGAAGGCGGAGAAGCCTGTTCGGGCCCGCCGGACCCGCAAGAAGGCCGAGGCCCCGGTCGAGGCGCCCGTGGTCGAGGAGCCCGCGGTCGAGGCCGCCGCTCCCGCCGAGGCCCCCGTCGCCGAGCCGGTGGCCGAGGAGGCCCCGGCCGCTCCGGCCCGCCGTACCCGCCGCCGTCGCGTGGTCGAGGCCGCGCCGGTGGTCGAGGCCCCGGTCGAGGAGCCGGTGGCCGAGGAGCCCGCCGTCGAGGAGGAGCCCGCCGAGGAGGAGGCCGTCGAGGCCGCCGCCGAGCCGGCCGCCGCCCCGGCCCCGGCCCCCGCTCCGGCCGCCGAGGCCGAGCCGCACCACCGGGTGCGCCGCCGCGCGGTCCGTCCGGCCACCGCGGTCTTCCAGGCCCCGGTCTTCCAGGAGCCCGCGCCCTACGTCGCGCCGACCGCGCCGCAGCAGCCCGCCGCCGTCACGGCGCCGGTCGAGGCCCCGGCCGCCGCCGAGCGCGGGGACGAGGACGAGTACGAGTACAGCGGTGTCGGCCGCCGCCGTCGGGTCCGCACCCGGGTCGAGCCGGGCCGCCGCAAGCCGGTCGCCGAGGCGCCGGTGAAGGCCCCCGCCAAGGCCCCCGTGGAGGCCCCGGCCGTCGAGGCGCCCGCCGTGGAGGCACCCGCCGCCGGTCCGGAGACCGAGGGCGAGTGGGAGGAGGACGGCCGTCCGTCGCGCCGTCGCCGTCGGGGCGGCCGCCGCCGTCGCCGTGGCGAGGCCGAGGAGTTCGAGGCCGCCGAGGCCGTCGAGACCGAGCAGCCCGCCGTCGAGGAGCCGGCCCGGGCCGTCGCCGAGGAGGAGGACGAGGAGGAGGACGAGCTGGCCTCCGGCCTGTCCTCGTCCCGCCGTCGCCGCCGTCGCCGCCGCCGCAGCGGCGAGGCCGGCGCCGTCGAGACCGCCGAGACCACCGAGGACGGCGTCCGCACGGTGGTGAAGGTGCGCGAGCCGCGCCGCCGCTCCACCGAGCCGTCCTTCGACCCGGACGAGGTGCAGTCCATCAAGGGCTCGACCCGCCTGGAGGCGAAGAAGCAGCGCCGCCGCGAGGGCCGCGAGCTGGGCCGCCGCCGGGTGCCGATCATCACCGAGGCCGAGTTCCTGGCCCGCCGCGAGTCGGTCGAGCGCGTCATGGTGGTGCGCCAGAACGGTCAGCGCACCCAGATCGGCGTGCTCGAGGACGGCGTGCTGGTCGAGCACTACGTCAACAAGGAGCAGGCCACCTCGTACGTCGGCAACGTCTACCTGGGCAAGGTCCAGAACGTGCTGCCGTCCATGGAGGCCGCGTTCGTCGACATCGGCAAGGGCCGCAACGCGGTGCTGTACGCCGGTGAGGTCAACTTCGGTGCGCTGGGCCACGGTGGCCCGCGCCGGATCGAGTCGGTGCTGAAGTCCGGCCAGTCCGTGCTGGTGCAGGTCTCCAAGGACCCGATCGGCCACAAGGGCGCCCGCCTGACCAGCCAGATCTCGCTGCCCGGCCGCTACCTGGTGTACGTGCCCGAGGGCTCGATGACCGGCATCTCGCGCAAGCTGCCCGAGAACGAGCGCGCCCGCCTGAAGCAGATCCTCAAGAAGATCGTCCCGGACGACGCGGGCGTCATCGTGCGCACCGCCGCCGAGGGCGCCTCCGAGGAGGAGCTGACCCGCGACGTCCAGCGCCTGCAGCAGCAGTGGGAGGACATCCAGAAGAAGGCCGCGACCGGCAACGCCCCGGCGCTGCTGTACGGCGAGCCGGACATGACCGTCCGGGTCGTGCGCGACATCTTCAACGAGGACTTCACCAAGGTCATCGTCTCCGGCGACGAGGCGTGGAAGACCATCCACGAGTACGTCTCCAACGTGGCCCCGGACCTCGCCGAGCGGCTCCAGCGGTGGACCTCCGAGGTGGACGTGTTCGCCACCTACCGGATCGACGAGCAGCTGATGAAGGCGCTGGACCGCAAGGTCTGGCTGCCCAGCGGCGGTTCGCTGGTGATCGACCGCACCGAGGCGATGGTCGTCATCGACGTCAACACCGGGAAGTTCGTCGGCCAGGGCGGCAACCTGGAGGAGACGGTCACCCGGAACAACATCGAGGCGGCCGAGGAGATCGTGCGCCAGCTGCGGCTGCGCGACCTCGGCGGCATCATCGTGATCGACTTCATCGACATGGTCCTGGAGTCCAACCGCGACCTGGTGCTGCGCCGCCTGCTGGAGTGCCTGGGCCGGGACCGGACCAAGCACCAGGTGGCCGAGGTCACCTCGCTGGGCCTGGTCCAGATGACCCGCAAGCGGGTCGGCCAGGGCCTGCTGGAGTCCTTCTCCGAGGCCTGCGTGCACTGCAACGGCCGCGGTGTGATCGTCCACATGGAGCAGCCGAGCGCCCACGTCCACGCTCCGGTGGCCGCGGCCGCCGAGGCGGGCCCGGGCGGCGGCAAGCGCCGTCGCCGGGGCAAGGGCGGCGCGGCCCACGAGGAGCCGCAGGCCGTCGAGGCCGTCGTCGAGGCGGTCGTGGAGCCCGCCGAGCCGGTGCGCGAGGAGATCGAGGGCCAGCTGGCCCTGGAGGTCCCGGGCGTCGAGGCGGAGGCCGCCGAGGCCGCGGCCGTCGAGACCGTGGTGGTCGAGGCGCCGAAGGCCGAGGAGGCGCCGGTGGCCGAGGCCCCCGCCGCCGCTCCGGCCGGCCGTCCGCGCCGCCGCGCGGTGCGCAAGGCGACGGCTCCGGCGGGTGCGCCGCAGGCCGCCGAGATCGTGGTGCTGCAGGCGAAGGCCGACGCGGCCCTGGAGGCGGCCCTGGCGGCCGCCGCCCCGGCCACCGAAGCCGCCGTCGAGGCTGCCGCCCAGGCCGCCGCCGAGGCTGCGCCCGAGGCCGCTGAGGAGGTCGTCGTCGCGGAGGCCGTGGTCGAGGAGGCCGCCGAGGCCCCCGCCGCCGAGGCTCCCGCTGAGGAGGCGCCCGCCGAGGAGGCCCCGGCGCCCAAGAAGCGGGCCGCCCGCAAGACCGCCGCGAAGAAGACCGCCGCCAAGAAGACGACCGCGGCGGCCAAGAAGACCACCGCCCGCAAGACCGCGACCAAGCGGACGAGCGCGGCGGCCAAGAAGGCCGCGGCCGCCGAGGGTGATACGGCGGCCGAGTAG
- the rplU gene encoding 50S ribosomal protein L21, producing MYAIVRAGGRQHKVAVGDVLEIDRIEAKPGDSVELSTILVVDGDAVTSDPWVLAGVKAHAEVVDQTKGDKIVILRYKNKTGYRRRQGHRQKHTAVRITSIDSVSK from the coding sequence ATGTACGCGATCGTTCGCGCAGGCGGCCGCCAGCACAAGGTCGCCGTCGGCGACGTGCTGGAGATCGACCGTATCGAGGCCAAGCCGGGTGACTCGGTGGAGCTCTCGACCATCCTGGTCGTCGACGGTGACGCCGTCACCTCCGACCCGTGGGTCCTGGCCGGCGTGAAGGCTCACGCCGAGGTGGTCGACCAGACCAAGGGCGACAAGATCGTCATCCTGCGCTACAAGAACAAGACCGGCTACCGCCGTCGTCAGGGTCACCGTCAGAAGCACACCGCGGTGCGCATCACCAGCATCGACTCGGTCAGCAAGTAA
- the rpmA gene encoding 50S ribosomal protein L27, protein MAHKKGASSTRNGRDSNAQRLGVKRFGGQVVSAGEILVRQRGTHFHPGAGVGRGGDDTLFALTAGAVQFGNRRGRKVVNIVAVEA, encoded by the coding sequence ATGGCACACAAGAAGGGCGCAAGCTCTACCCGCAACGGCCGTGACTCGAACGCCCAGCGCCTCGGCGTGAAGCGCTTCGGCGGCCAGGTCGTCTCCGCCGGCGAGATCCTCGTCCGCCAGCGCGGCACCCACTTCCACCCGGGTGCCGGTGTCGGCCGCGGTGGCGACGACACCCTGTTCGCGCTGACCGCCGGTGCGGTGCAGTTCGGCAACCGTCGCGGCCGCAAGGTCGTCAACATCGTGGCCGTCGAGGCCTGA